In the Synergistaceae bacterium genome, one interval contains:
- a CDS encoding pyridoxal phosphate-dependent aminotransferase, translating to MTYNFEDLHKRFNTGSGKWDELIKFGVSESDDIIPFSVADMEFLTPPEIISALKNELDNSIMGYSNPTHEYRETVCNWMKTRHNWNAKPEWILNTHGVVDAFFEAVKTYTRLGDGVMLLTPVYYPMYMAINFTKRVLVDCPLIDTGKTYEIDFEDFERKASRQDTKLFILCSPHNPVGRVWTRDELIKMGEICMKYNVLVISDEIHHDLIMPGFTHTVFASISEEFAENSITCTAPSKSFNIAGLQTSNIFIPNENLRAQYLDSLKLSNPNPKCNILGYRACEAAYKFCAKWLDEAINVIDTNKKIIIDFLAREIPSIKAYNLEGTYLLWLDCRALGLSYSDLEELNHSKAKLFFDEGYIFGSQGECFERWNIACPTRYINEALQRMKNFYVTGGSKNC from the coding sequence AAATGGGACGAGTTAATTAAATTCGGAGTCAGCGAGTCAGATGACATAATCCCGTTTTCTGTTGCTGATATGGAATTTCTTACACCTCCCGAAATAATTAGCGCGTTAAAAAATGAGCTCGATAATTCAATAATGGGCTACTCTAATCCGACTCATGAATATCGCGAAACAGTCTGCAATTGGATGAAGACCCGCCATAACTGGAACGCAAAACCGGAATGGATTCTAAACACTCACGGGGTTGTCGACGCATTTTTTGAGGCCGTGAAGACTTATACAAGACTTGGCGACGGTGTTATGTTATTGACTCCCGTTTATTATCCAATGTACATGGCTATAAATTTCACGAAAAGAGTATTAGTTGACTGTCCGTTAATTGACACCGGAAAAACTTACGAAATCGACTTTGAAGACTTTGAGCGCAAAGCAAGCAGACAGGACACAAAATTATTTATTCTCTGCAGCCCTCATAATCCCGTCGGAAGAGTCTGGACTCGCGATGAGTTAATCAAAATGGGCGAAATCTGCATGAAATATAATGTGCTCGTCATAAGTGATGAAATTCATCATGATTTAATTATGCCGGGATTCACTCACACGGTTTTTGCGTCGATTAGTGAAGAGTTCGCAGAAAATTCTATAACATGCACAGCTCCGAGCAAAAGTTTTAATATTGCAGGACTCCAGACTTCAAATATTTTTATCCCGAACGAAAATTTACGCGCGCAATATCTTGACTCCCTCAAGCTCTCGAATCCTAATCCCAAATGCAATATTTTAGGCTACAGGGCGTGTGAAGCTGCTTATAAATTCTGTGCAAAGTGGCTCGACGAGGCAATTAATGTTATCGACACGAACAAAAAAATTATAATCGACTTTCTTGCGCGTGAAATCCCGTCAATAAAAGCATATAATCTCGAAGGTACTTATTTATTGTGGCTTGACTGCCGCGCGCTTGGCCTGAGTTACAGCGATCTTGAAGAATTGAATCACAGCAAAGCAAAATTATTCTTTGACGAGGGCTATATATTCGGGAGTCAAGGCGAATGTTTCGAACGTTGGAATATTGCATGTCCGACTCGATACATAAACGAGGCATTACAGCGCATGAAAAATTTTTATGTAACAGGAGGCAGCAAAAATTGTTAG
- the rseP gene encoding RIP metalloprotease RseP, whose product MLASIIAFIIVIAVCVVVHEYGHYITAKILGVQVHEFAFGMGPAIFQHRDKNNMLWSIRILPIGGFCRLAGMDEEYDDEYVITGRGFNEQPAWKRFFILLNGSLFNILLAVLLTAIFLYGHGVLDMDHTKIGEIMPGFPSQIAGLRAGDEILSINDSKVSKWREMSEKIRVDSLKDSNLTLEIKRGEEILKISVNVPVNKEYGRPMLGVSPSYVRYGLIQAFTSSAGYIYRMSTMMLRGLYDLITRKRDADVTGPVGIASMSGRAMKSGAWDFITFIAIIALNLGILNLFPIPALDGGRILFVLLEMIIRRRLPEKVETWIHTAGFVLLISLMILITCKDVYNLFMTH is encoded by the coding sequence TTGTTAGCTAGCATTATAGCTTTTATTATAGTCATTGCAGTGTGTGTTGTCGTTCATGAATACGGGCATTATATCACTGCAAAAATTTTAGGCGTGCAGGTTCATGAATTTGCGTTCGGGATGGGGCCGGCAATTTTTCAGCACAGAGACAAAAATAATATGTTATGGTCAATTAGAATTTTGCCGATTGGGGGATTTTGCAGGCTCGCAGGAATGGACGAAGAATACGACGACGAGTATGTAATTACCGGAAGAGGATTCAACGAACAGCCGGCGTGGAAGAGATTTTTTATTTTGCTGAACGGTTCATTATTTAATATTTTACTTGCGGTGTTATTGACTGCTATTTTTCTTTATGGTCATGGAGTCCTAGACATGGATCACACGAAAATCGGCGAAATTATGCCGGGCTTCCCTTCACAAATTGCGGGCTTGCGTGCGGGCGATGAAATTTTGTCGATAAATGACTCGAAAGTCTCAAAGTGGCGCGAAATGTCCGAGAAAATTAGAGTCGATAGCTTGAAGGATTCAAATTTGACTCTCGAAATAAAGCGCGGTGAAGAGATTCTAAAAATTTCCGTTAATGTCCCAGTCAATAAAGAATATGGCCGGCCAATGCTTGGGGTCTCGCCTTCATATGTGCGTTACGGGTTAATTCAGGCGTTTACTAGTTCAGCGGGCTACATTTATAGAATGAGTACAATGATGTTGCGGGGACTCTATGATTTAATCACGAGAAAGCGTGACGCAGATGTAACGGGGCCTGTAGGTATTGCTTCAATGTCGGGGCGTGCGATGAAGTCGGGTGCGTGGGATTTCATAACGTTTATTGCGATTATTGCGTTGAATTTAGGAATATTGAATTTATTTCCCATTCCAGCACTTGACGGCGGAAGAATTTTATTTGTTCTGCTCGAAATGATTATTAGACGCAGGCTCCCTGAAAAAGTTGAGACATGGATACACACGGCGGGATTTGTGCTGTTAATTTCGCTGATGATTCTTATAACTTGCAAGGACGTATACAATTTATTTATGACTCATTAA
- the ispG gene encoding (E)-4-hydroxy-3-methylbut-2-enyl-diphosphate synthase: MYSKNQVNINSLTIGGNSPVRVESMLKISLDKREECLSQCERLINCGCEMARAALPDKKFADDLKYLVSHTKLTIMADIHFDPALAILAMESGCRAIRINPGNMPLNKLNDVITAAKSLNVVIRIGANGGSLSQAQLDQAQGNRSQALFIAVREQAELLLRNNFTNLILSAKSSNVNECVNANILIAKNYPDFPMHIGLTEAGPGDGGVVKGTACIANLLSQGIGDTLRVSLTDEPEREVRVGYEILKALDLRVRGVNLISCPTCGRRRADVMNLVKIVEPLLKNLPDGVSVAVMGCEVNGPKEAKHAQFGIAGTPGGALLFREGKSIGEYKFSELEKVLPQFLTVESLE, translated from the coding sequence ATGTACAGTAAAAATCAAGTAAATATAAATTCTCTGACAATCGGCGGAAATTCTCCCGTCAGAGTCGAAAGCATGTTAAAAATTTCTCTCGATAAGCGCGAAGAATGTCTATCACAATGCGAAAGGCTCATTAATTGCGGCTGTGAAATGGCTCGTGCTGCTCTTCCCGATAAAAAATTTGCTGATGACTTAAAATATTTAGTCTCTCACACAAAATTAACTATAATGGCCGATATACATTTTGATCCGGCTTTAGCTATTCTTGCAATGGAGTCCGGCTGCCGTGCGATAAGAATCAATCCCGGAAATATGCCGCTTAATAAATTAAATGACGTAATAACTGCAGCAAAGAGTCTTAATGTTGTTATAAGAATCGGCGCTAACGGCGGTTCACTCTCTCAAGCGCAACTAGATCAAGCACAAGGCAATAGATCTCAAGCACTATTTATCGCAGTACGTGAGCAGGCCGAATTATTATTACGCAATAATTTTACAAATTTGATTCTCTCTGCAAAATCTTCAAATGTAAATGAATGTGTGAATGCAAATATTTTAATCGCGAAAAATTATCCTGATTTCCCTATGCACATAGGTTTAACTGAAGCTGGGCCGGGCGACGGAGGAGTCGTAAAAGGTACAGCATGTATCGCAAATTTATTATCACAGGGAATCGGCGACACTTTGAGAGTCTCACTCACTGACGAACCCGAACGCGAAGTAAGAGTCGGTTATGAGATTTTAAAAGCGCTTGACTTGAGAGTCAGAGGAGTAAATTTAATTTCCTGTCCTACATGCGGAAGAAGGCGCGCAGACGTTATGAATCTCGTAAAAATTGTTGAGCCATTATTAAAAAATTTGCCCGACGGTGTATCAGTTGCTGTAATGGGCTGCGAGGTCAACGGCCCAAAAGAAGCAAAGCACGCTCAATTCGGAATAGCAGGTACTCCCGGAGGCGCGTTATTGTTCCGGGAGGGTAAATCAATCGGCGAATATAAATTTAGTGAGCTTGAGAAAGTTTTGCCGCAATTTCTCACTGTTGAATCTCTCGAATAA